TAAAGCCGAAGGCTTTAGGGGCCAAGGGGTCAAGTGAAATGCATTGTGGCCGGCTTATTCGCTCCTTAAACTATCACTCGAACCCTGGACCCCTTGAATCCTTTAACCCTACTCAAAAAAATGATTCAATTAAAATCTTCGCCTGAAGGCCCAAGGTTCTTCCCATTCTCGGATTGGGACATTAATGGAGAGCAAATGAAAATTGGATTCGTTCAATTGGCCCCAGTCCTCGGGGATCCGGATGCCACGATACAGAAGATCGATCGCCTGATCCAAGACAAAACGGCCGATCTCCTGGTGTTACCCGAGTTGTGCAATTCCGGGTACAATTTTCGGGATGCAACCCAGGCCCGGGAGTGGGCCGAGGAGATTGAGCACAGCGGCTTCATCCGATTCCTGGAAGCCAAATGCAGTGAACTCGATCTCCATATCGTCTCCGGTTTTAACGAAATGGCCGGCGATCACCTTTACAACACAGCCGTCCTCGTGGGCCCGGAGGGACTGCAGGGAAAATACAGGAAGATCCATCTTTTCATGAAAGAAAAAGACTACTTCCATCCGGGCGACCGGGAACCGGCTGTCTTCGATCTGGGAGAGTGCAAGGTAGGATGCCTCGTCTGTTTCGATTGGATCTTCCC
Above is a window of Deltaproteobacteria bacterium DNA encoding:
- a CDS encoding carbon-nitrogen hydrolase, whose product is MKIGFVQLAPVLGDPDATIQKIDRLIQDKTADLLVLPELCNSGYNFRDATQAREWAEEIEHSGFIRFLEAKCSELDLHIVSGFNEMAGDHLYNTAVLVGPEGLQGKYRKIHLFMKEKDYFHPGDREPAVFDLGECKVGCLVCFDWIFPEVWRILALKGADIICHPSNLVLPGLAQSAVPIHALSNRIFVVTANRTGKEGDLAFTGLSTIADPRGNILLQASRDKEEVGVVEIDPSLSRNKWVTPRNHIFEDRRPELYRYLVNSPPDSPGAKGRLKSKGKEKEGNR